DNA sequence from the Labrus bergylta chromosome 13, fLabBer1.1, whole genome shotgun sequence genome:
CATGTGCATGCATTGACGGAAGTCAAAAAAGCGTTTTCCGATTTTTTTCCTGGTCCATGATTAACTTAATTTTTCCAGCTGGTGTGAAGTTGTCATGATAATGAGACGTTGCTTTCCtccaaaaatacattcaaagtgTATTTATCGTACTGTTTACTGCAGGGGCGGAGGTGGTTGTCTGTTGTCTGCGCTCTTGCTTGGGTTTGGCTGTGACCAGAGGGAATGGCTTCAAGATGGACTCCTTTTCTCCTTGTTTCAGGTCCATGGGTTTATCTAAGgacagagcaggaggaggagagatcaGCTCTTCACCCTCATCATCTGACTCACAGTCATGCACAGTTGCGATCCATCTGCTCTGGCCATCCTCACTGAGCAACTCAGTGGCCTGTTCCGTGCTGCGAGAAAGATCAGAATTTGCTTCTTGAGtctttaaagggaaaaaaaacccttgCCAGAATACTTCTTCTGAGACCAGGGGTACGCAGATGCTCAGAAACGTGCGCAAACACATTCACTCAAACACTTTTTGCACATAAAGTACACTTAAAAccaaacagagagaaaggagagcgATAGAAACAGGTGACAAAGTGAACAAAGACTCAGGAAGTCCAGGAAAGAGCTTTTGCCACAAGGCCAATGAGTTAAGCTGTATGTCAAGATGAACGCTGTTTTGTTAAGAAGTTAACACTTCTTATTCTATGAAAGCAATTTTCAAATTCTAAGATCTTTTCTTTTATTGGCGTAGTATTGCTTCAGACTGCATGGAGCACAGAGCTACACAGCAGAGACATTCTTGATGATGTGGAAATATGTGGGGTGTTAAAGTTAATTAAGTTTCATGTTGGactaaaatcaaaaaaagtgcgTACAAGGCATTAAGGATTGTGCTGAGAAAGGAAGCACAGGAAGCATAGCAAATGAGATAGACATTTTTtcacacagaagaaaagaaaaacaagtgtttaCATGGCAAGCAGGTCCTCTTTTTTCTCAGATTTGTTAATCGTTTTGGTAAGATGCTAAAAAGAAAACCTCAAGCAATGCTAATTCTCTCCGTTGCTGCTTAGTGTCATAATAACAATCCCATCCTTTGGCGTCCAATACCAATGCATTGTATCCCCACTGTCTAACTCAGGCATATGTCTGTGTCAACATCGATGAAACGTtgctaaatatatttttcatacTCTTTGACTACAATACATCAAAACGTTAGCCGAGGTGTTGGTGACGTTAAAAGTTTTCTGCATCTAAGGAAAGGCATGAAGACAAAAGTTGGAGAAACCACCGGCTTGAAAGTTTGGTCTCGCTCTTTTGTGCGTAACTACAACATACAGGTATTAAGGTGCAGCAGTGCCAGTGGTCAGTGCAGCCATTGCTGTTCACTGTTCCTCACCATGGTCACTGGGTTTCCCCACCAGGTTGGGTGTCTTGTTGACAGGAATAGATGGACGCTGAACTGCAGAGAAATCTGGGAAACAAGAGTCATTTTTTAGTCAAAAACCACATTGAAACAGAGCAGGTGGTCAGTTCTAAGGAGggaataaaaactgaaaacaagtgTTGTTGGTTATTTTAATAATGCAATAGGGAAAAAGGAATGTCAAGTTTATAGGTTCAAAGACTGGGAGACATTAAGCAGAGAGAGGACTTCAGACTTGTACTGTgttctgaaaaatgaaaataaaaacacaggctTAATACAAACAACAATAAAGCACATAAAAGCCAAGCAGATTGCATGTTAATTCTTTATGAAGTGCTGCCATAGAGAACCACCACCGTCTATGACTAATGAAAACCATGACAGTGTTTAACAACCTTGAAACCATTAAGTCGTGCTTTTAACCACTCACCCAAGATCCCCCAAAGAAAAACTCAGGAATTTTAAAATCCTTGTTGAATCTGAATCAGGAAATTAAGGGAGAAGGGCCAATATTTTGTAAATAGGATTTTGACCCCCTTCTGTGATTAACTAATTTGGACCAAATGCACTTTGACAACCAAGCATTGTACAAAATCCCTGAACCCCAGAGAAATTAAAGATCAAGCCAAGCCATCATAGGAAACTCAAATCAGTTTGACTCTAGACTTGTTTAATGAACACAAGGGACTGATTAGATTTAGTGAAGTGGAGAAGTGATCACAAAGACTAACAAGTCTTCTCAATGAAAACACAATGGATACAGTGCAAGTTGTGAAACTCAGATGTGTTAACATGAAGGTTCTGCTACGATTTAGTGTGGTTAAAGAAGTGTATCCTAAAACCTTGTTATGATATCTTAGAGGAGGCTGAAAAGCTTCGGGAGGCTTGACACATGGAAATGTTGTACATCTGAATTGTTTTGAGATCATCCATTTAACTGTAGTGATTCACCTCCAGAGCATCCACTCCCTTTGCCATTTGTCGTTTCTTATCTCAGAGATTCATCAAGGGGGTCCTTCTGTTGacaacattttgtaatttttcaATTGTTTGGGCCAAAACATGGCAGAAACATTTCTCCTGGATTTGTTTCCTCCCTGAAGCTGACCTCCTGCTGGTCGGCATAAATCAGTGATCTCTGGCATCTTCTACCAAGAGAAAGGAGCTGAGGCCATACAAGCGGAAACATCTGCCAACAAGTCACTGATTAACTCTAAAAATACGATCTAGGAGTATCTCCTTAACTAAATGCCTGTCTCAAGATATACTGTACAAATAAACAGGGATGTGCTATGACACAAAAGCTCAACCTAATATTTGGTCATTCTGTGGAAACTAGTAGTGCTGCCTGATCCGATGTAGCTGAGTATTCGATGACTCGATCGTCAGGGCCAGGATAATTCCATTCCAGCTACTGTATATGGGGTGTTTAATGTCTAATTTAACatagatttgtctgttttatccAAATAATTAATGACTCATAGCCTATCTTGGTATAAATATCACCTTATTAATGCTTAATGCAGTTCTGAAAACCACTCATACTTTAAATCAATCAGTATTGATAGAAGCTACATATCCATGTTTAGagaatttcattggctacaagaGATTTCAGAAATTGGCACGGTTGCGTTCAACTGGTCATCAGAACAGGAGGATGCACctccttttaaaaaaggttCTCATTGGCAGTTATACGCCGCCATCTAGTGTCATGAAAAGGTCAGCGGAATAGCGGCGGTTTTTAACAGTTCCGTGGATCGTTATGGATTTAActtgtttggattaaatcttttgCTGGATTTAAATCGTGGGGACTCAGTTTGgtggattattatgatcaggatagTTCAGTATATATTTAAGTGCTATGTTCAAAGACGATGTTTGTTTGTCCCTGGTCTGACCTGCACAGATggtggtcagtgtgtgtgcctgctgtATTGGTTATAAGTTCACTTTAATGCAGActtaaaaaatgcagaaaaactatGTTCTATCATAGAATTAAATGTTATTCCAAGATTAGAAGGCAAATAGTTTAAAGATGTGGTTAAACTCAAATGACAAAAAGGATCAATgagcacaaaaaacaacaaaactttcGACTGTCTAAAGTTTTATACTATAGGTTTACACTGTCGGATGCAGCCGCGGGTCGTGGGTGTATCATAATGCCGTCCTAATTGGTTCATTTTTGGACTGATTTGTTAAATTAGTAAATGAGCATATTTCACAAGTATTTTCCATATTGACAAAGTGAATCCATTGCTTCTGGGGTCAGGACTGCACACTGTGCCCACCTGACAGCTCATAAGAGTTAACTCATGCTTAACTGGGCGGGCATTGGGTTGTAATGTGATAAGATCTGAGGTCAACAACATCCATGTCAACTATGTGTCTACGATCTATATGATATGATCTGTTTGGAGTGCTTCAGTTTCTACAGCAGGTGTTTTTGGTTTGTGGTCCATAATACATCCTTCAAACAGCAGATCAAATTTCTCAAGTGCGAAAGCCCCAGACTCACATCTGTAATGTTAAACAGAAGCAGTGGTGTGAGCCCTGGTTGCGGTTGAAAACTATTTTTTGGAAAAatagtaaaagaaataaataaaaacacatgcaacaacaggatatttatttatagtctaatataaataataataataataataataataataataataataatataaaatattccAACCTAAACTACATACTGGTGTCTCAAATCACTGTGGTCATTGTTGACTTAGACTCAAACTCGAGCACTGACTGCATTCGGACTCGGAAGATGGTGAGGATGACTCTCCAACTCTCATATTTCTTGATAAAgactgttttattgtttatgtgAGAACATTTTTTGTATAAAGCCCTGATGATTTCTTCAGTTTCGAGTGAAGGCTGGAATGTGTGTTCACCTCAATCCAACTATTCAACTGACAGAGGTTTCTGTTTTTGCAACACATTTGTAGATGGACAGTGTCCTTGTTATACCTAAAGTCCACTATATAAAGAGCTTGTAATCCATTACAGTTATTGTAGAGAGTTATTGTAAACTGAGCTCtaaaaaatgttgcaaacacgctctcaaaacaaacacaaaggctgAGTACTATTTTGTTTAAGAAGTAATAATGTTTTGTGGGGTTATCACTCAGTGCATGGGGTCAGGAAGGTGAACTACACCTATGACTTTTAAGATAACTGTCATTACCAGCTTTCTTCTTAGATGTATGTTCATGGTGGTAGGCAAAATGACTATTTTTGCCTTAGAGTTGCTTCAAGAGAGCCTTGTGACTCCTTGAAGACCTCTGAAACTTTCCAAGTTTCCAGAAATAACACACACCAGCTGTGACATGGGACTGAAGCACAACCTCTCTTCACAACTCCAAACAACAAGGAGTGAGCACAGCGTCACCATTAATACATGTGGTCTAGACGTGGTTTGTATTACTGCTTAAGATGGATTTAATTACTCAAATTAACTGAGCCTGCTTGGCGGAACGGAAAAAATGTAACCCACCAAAAGAAGGGAAAAGACACATCCACCTTTTTGAGTACAAGAATGCTAAAGCTCTTCTTAAACTAATACAAACCACCTCATGATTACAGTTCCATATGTGCAGGTGACTAAACAATATGAAGGTCTAGGTATTGCCAAATTAAGAATTCTCTAACGCTTCAGTCTCAGTCGAGGTTAAGTTGcagggatttttgtttttgataatGCAAATGCAAAAAGTCACACTGACAAACAAGTTCAAAATTATGAGAAGATTGTGGCAGAAGCAAAGATCAGTTTGGCCATGTGGGATGGACACACCAGTGCCTCTTTGGTTAGTGAGTGAGGAACACTGAAAGGCAATTATCTTGGTTTGTCTTTACCAGGTTTCTCTCTTGGCCACACCGCAGGTTTAGCAAGAGCATTGCCCCTGTGATGCGCTCCACCGACtgctgaaagaagaaaaaggtctattataaaatgttttgtgtcttgTTACAAACAGCCAAACAAGAGGTCAAAAAAGGCTTTGTCTTTCTTACTCGTTGTTTTCTTCAAGTCTAACATCAGTGGTAATAAAGctggaaatgtgtttgtgtttgtaaccTAGTTCGACAGATGTTCAGGATATACACATGGAATTGCTATGACTTCAAACAATATATAatattgtttgacattttaattctCTGCACTTCTGAAACTCTTTCCGGAATATGTGCTGCATTTGAtggagatagggagagagagagtgtgcttGGCTGTGGTGTCTGTTCTGTCTGCACAGTGCTTGGCTTGGCTGGTGTAAAATGTGGTGTGTCCTGGCCAGTGCTATGGCCAGACTTCCCACCCGGCCAGTGAGCGGGCCCGTAAATCATGTTAACGATCCCGACCCCAGAGACACCACTGCTGCTCGTGGTAAAGCTGTGAAATACACACCGCGCACATGTGGCAGAGCGGTGAGAACATATGGATGTTAAGAGGCAGTGTTTGGCAGCCTAGGTTTATCAGTTGGGGGCCGTCCCTCCAAAACAAAAGATGAGTTAAAGCAGAAGATTGAAAAAGTCTGGTAGAAAGGAACAATTGTCCAAACATCTACTTCATACATTTAAGCAAAGATCTTGCTCTAAACCAAAAGACagtttgtttgtcttcagtAGATGCACGGCTGCAGCAGGAACGTAAGAAGATGCTGAAAGGAGAGTATTACTGAAGACaagagaggatgagagaaaGGAAAGTGAGTAATCGATTACCACCAGGTGAGCTGGAGCTTTGAGAGGAGGGGAATTTCTTGGATGGAGAAAATGGTCGGACACTTTTATGATTGGAATTTGGAGGAACCCCGCTGCGAGACTGAGTGCTGTTTCTTCCTGCTGGAGCAACTGATGAGCTAATAGGAGATTGAGGAACTTCTGCAATGGATGATTTGACGAAACCAGTACCTAGATCAGCAGAAAGGCAATTAATGAGTTTAGGGGAAATCAACGTTTGAGCATGACATCTTTACCTAGATGAAATCAATGAAAAGCACATTAGTGAAAACAATGAAGATTGGACAATGAATGAAATAGAGAGGCACAGATGAGAGACTGGAGAGCTAGCAAGACGGGACTGGTTGTAAGTGGGCAAAGGTGAGGTGAGTGTGCTGGTCTGAAAATGGAGGCACACATAGAGAAAGAAACAATGAAGGGTGGGTTGTGTGGCGTGGTAGGATAGAGATGGTGATGAGGAAGCAGTGATATCATCCAATGGTTGGAGGGACAACTGGGTTTCACGTGACTTTACGGAAGCAGAGATGGTGATGGGACAAACTTGTGGTGTTTACCCTGATTATTACTACCAGCCTTCTCTGTAGCCAGGGCAGGTCTTGGTAGAGGCTTGCCCTCTTCTGGTGGACTAGGAGCTGTATGAAAGAAAACTCACTATTTATCTATATACTATTATAATCAGATAGTACTGCATTTACATGATTATATTATTAACTTTTAAAGGGGGCATATCCTACCCTTATTTGTTGAAATGCAAGGAGATAATTGTTAGGTAAAATCCTTGCAGGGTGGGTAAGGGTATTTGCTTTAATCAGGATATCCTTAAAAATATCTTACATCAGACAAAGCTGAACTATGACTAGGGCTGTCGCGGTAAAGAAATTCCCCATGCAGTGATTCAATAGACCTATCACACAATCcctttttttatctatttagcACATTTTTTTGTGAATCAGTGGCTGACAACTTAACTTTAAACCTGTACAGTACAATTTGTCTTTAGAATATATGAACTAGAATACATTATGCAAtaagagtgtgtgagagagagagagcaagagctGATAGGCTGCACGGACATTAACATCATCCAGACCCCACTGAGCGCACACATTTATAATCTGTGTGAGCGAATTTCCAGTGCAAATTTCTGCACACAGTTTAGGAAACCTTCCCCACAGATTAGAAATTTGTGAGCACTGATTTGCAAACCTTTGGCGCAGATTTGCAAACAGCTTTTAAGTCTTTTCTTCcgtgcaacacaacaaaactcccATTTAAATGTTGCCCTTGCAACTCTGTTATCACAGCAGGTGAGCCTTATGTAGAGAGTCTTGTTatcaagacacaacaaaaccacCTACCAAGAGTAGAATCGCTTCACCATCAGTGAGAGAGATGGTAGATGCCAGTTTTGACATTAAGTAAACTAATCCTGTCATTATGTATTCTGTAGCCAAATCGTACTATACAGGTTTTAAAAACGCTGTGTGCTTTTTTAGTAGGCAAAAGGCCAAGGAAGATATGATTCTTGCTGCCGTGACGGTGCTTTGTTTCAACACCAGGATCaaagatcaaataaacaaaagtcacaattttaaaaaataacttgtggCCAAGATACTATTTGTTATGTGAGACCAAAAATGTTATGCATTTGTTGTTCATAGGGACCTTTTTGTCGCAGATTTTACAAATTGCTTCGTCTAAATTAGCtggttttcctttttcatttggcTAAAGGCCGAACTGTTCCCGAAGTGCAAAATTATTTTCGGTTTAGGTACCAGTGCAGTTACCATTGTTTCCGTCTGAACATGATGAGGGGTGAGGTAACTTCACGTGCAGTTGTCACAGTGGCCTCACATGCTCCGAAGTTGACTTGTTAATATCATGGTAATTCATTTTTGTGGTTACCGCGACAGCCCTAACTTTTCTTAGAATACCCAATATAATATAATGGAAATGTAACTCAAATGCCCCTTTTAAAGTGAAATTTTAGATGAGGTCTCAATACTTGATGTGTGGATTGCGGATGGCAAAAGGTAGGGTCTTTACCCGTAGCAACAGCCTGCCTTGGTGTGACGTTGGAGGTATCAGAGTAGCTCCTGGACTGAGTCTCAAACTGAAGCCCTGGTTGAGATTGTTGTTGGGACCTAGATGTAGGTTGTGGCTTGGGTAGAGGATCAAGTTGGGACTTAGACTGAGCCTTTGGTAGAGGTAGAGGCTTAAGAAGATGTTTAGAATGAGGTGCAGGTTGGGTTTGGGTCTTAATAGGATATTGTGATTCTGGCAACTGTTTATtatttgtgtgagtttgtttgaCCCTCGTTTGGTTCTTTGGTTGAGGATGTGGTTGAAGCTTTCGTTTATTTAGTTGAGGTGATGGTTGAGGCTTGGATTGGCTCTTTGGTTTAGGCTGTGTTTTAGGCTTAGTTTTGTCCCAGGTTTGAAGGTTTGTTTTGGGCTTGGGATGCTTCTTTGACTGCTGCTTAGTTGTTCCTTCAGTCTCAGGTCTTCTTTTTAGTTGAGGCTGTGGGTTAATCGTTGGTTGTGTGTCGATTTGAGGCTGAACTGTGGAGTAAGATTTTGCTTGATGTTGGGGTTTGACATTAATCTTCAGTAGTGCTGGTTGGGTCTGAGGTATGTGCTGAAGTGTTGGTTGATTTGTCAGTAGGTGTGTCATAATTGTGGGATGGGTTATTGTTTGAACCCTGTCCGGTGTCATGGTCTTAGCAGGtggttgtgtttgaaaatgGACCTGATGTTTTAGCTGGAGTTTTGGTTGAAGTTTGTGTTCAGTTGGGAGCTGCATTGTAGTTTTAGGCTTTGATTGGAAATAGGGTTTTGTGTGAGCCGCTGAAGTAGGAAGGGTATGGAGATTGGGATGAGGTGTTTGATGGGTCTTTGGTTGGATCTGCGGTTTGTGGTGGGAGGTTTGTTGAGGATGTGGTTGTGATACGGTATGTGGTATGGTTTGGGATGTTGTGTGGGGTTTTGGTTTGATCTGGAGAACAGATTTGGATGCTGGAGGGGGTTGTGATTGAGGAATGTGCCGTAAAATGGGTTGAGATGTTGCTTGGGGTTTGGACTGGGGTATGGACTTGCATGTTGGTTGGGGTTTTGGCTTGGTCGGATTTATGGGCATGGATTCTGGTTGTGATTGAGTTTGCATTATCGGTTGGGATGTTGGTTGGAGTTTTGGCTTGGTCTGGGGTATGGGCTTGGAGATTGGATGGAGTTTTGGTTGGGGTTGAGTTTGTAGTATGGGTTGGGATGTTCGTTGAGTATTTCGCTTGGTCTGGGGTATGGGCTTGGTGGTTGGATGGAATTTTGGTTGGGGTTGGGTCTGTAGAATTGGTTGGGATGTTGGTTGGAGTTTTGGCTTGGTCTGGGGTATGGGCTTGGTGGTTGTATGGAATTTTGGTTGTGGTTGGGTCTGTAGAATGGGTTGGGATGTTGGTTGGGGGTTTGGCCTGGTCTGGGGTATGGGACTGGAGCCTGGGTGGAGTTTTGGTTGGGGTTGAGTTTGTAGTATGGGTTGGGATGTTCGTTGAGTATTCCGCTTGGTCTGGGGTATGGGCTTGGTGGTTGTATGGAATTTTGGTTGTGGTTGGGTCTGTAGAGTGGGTTGGGATGCTGGTTGGGGATGCATCTCTGCTATGGGATTGGAAGCTGGTTTGATTTGTGGTAGGGGTTGGGTGTCAGATGTGTTCTGGAATGTTGGTTGGGAATGTGGTTTTGTCTGAGGTCTGGACTGGGATGTTTGTTCAGGTTGCATTTTTGGTTGGGTTTGGGGTATGGACTGTGATGTTTGTGAAGGATGTGGTTGAGGCTGGGCCTTGGCCCAGTTCTTAATTTGAGTGTTAGGGGTTTGGGGCTTTGATTGTTGATGCTCTggctgaggctgaggctgagggTTTGCTTGAGTTTCTGGATTCTCCACATTTTCCTGGGGGGCTGGCAAGGGAGCTAACGGGATTTCCAgggaaggaggaaaaagagatcTGGATTGGTCTCCTCCTGTTGGattttgtgagagagagaaaatatggGAGTAAAGCCACAACATTGTGGTGTTATATTATTTCAGGTATCATTTTCAGgatgcaggatttttttttacgaaataaaacaaaatattattaTAGTTTctagaaaatgatgaaagtaacggccaacttccaccagatgtgTGCCGGTCTGTCTCCGCTCTGGGCGGCAGGGGAGGTGAtaggttttcattttattcaatgtgtgtgctttcaCTGGGTGCGCtgcgctgcgtctcagctccgtcTGAGCTCCAGCAGTCCGGTGCCCTCCGCAGCAGATACATAGGTTTCTATTTTTGCCGGAGCCCGtcgcatcaatttagcacagaaaaaaacaagtgggatgggaagtcagacaccgatgcaacattaaaacatctggttaattttaaaaataaaacactccgttttaacggttcagaaaaatgaccgtgtgtgtgtttgtttatgtgtttattaggtttatatagagttttataccacattcATCATATTATCTCGCACTGCCGCGAGTTAGTTTGTTAAATTATCGCGGGAATTCCTTTATCTCGGCACTCCAGCTGAcggctgtgctctccgtgctgcagACGGAGAACGCAGCCGGTGGATGTTGACGGATAAGGGTGCACAGAGCCAAAACGgaccggagcggacacgcaatgcacacgtatctggtggaagttcagTGTCAGACATAAAAGCAGCCAGGGAACAGCTGACATTTAGATCCGATGGAGTGCCAACAGCTTTTGGCCTGAGAACTCACAGAGCTAATCTGGACTAAAGCAAAAGTTACACAATAGCTTCTGCCTGGCACTTGTCTCCAATTTCAAAGGAAGACAGACCATATGGAGGTCTTTGCAGTGTAACAGCCGTGTTactacagacagacacagctaCCAGGTCCAGGATGCCTGAGAGCGAAGGCCACTGAAATCCATTTGCTGTGCCTTTAAGAAGCTATGACACATTAGAGATTAAAAGTTGCTGGTTGATTGTTTTCTGTAGCCTTTCTATAGACCAAATTAAATTGATTGTTCAATCTGATCAAAAGTTATCCTCAGTGAAACAGAataaaagagacaggaaataggAAGTCGGAAAAAGGGAGAGTGACATTTATTTACTGTAGCGTTGTTTTGTAAGAAGACCAcctgcaaataaaaaagaaattatGAATGTTTACTGAGGGGACATAAAgaatacagtaaaaaaagaagaaaggtaGAACATGAAAATTCTGCTTGGGTTCCTGCTGGAGAGAATTACATTTTTGGTTCATGCAGTTTTGTCATGCAGACTTCACACCAGTGCCTATACTGCATTGAAAGCAAAAGTCTAAGCTTTGTGATGAGctaaaatagagaaaaaaaatattattgcAAAATGAGTATTGAAGGGTATGATATATTAATATAGTGTGTATGCACTGTTCCCAAACTCAGTTGCAATATTGTGTCATTTACATGACACAGCCAGATACAGGGACAGTTTGATACAGCGTCTTTCTGAGATATGAAATGAAGGTTTTCACTGAGCAATTTGAAGGATTTATGAATCCTTCCAAGATTAGTCACATTGCTAAAATGCCATGCAGCTAAGGCCACCTATCTTACTGTCACTACAACCCAATCAGCTGACACCATGGGCTTCCTCTGGAAAGTCTAGCTTCTGTACTGACACAGAGCATGCTGCTCTTGCTCATGCAGCTCATTACAAGGACATTGTGAAGCACTGACAGCATCTCAGTTATTGAAGGCCAAGTTTATGACTGCATACAGCCACAGTAAGAGCCATGAAGCTTTTTTATAAACTAACCGTGATTGTCTTTTTTACCGATAGGCAGTGTGGTGACCACAGGTAGTTTGGGTCCAGGGGTTGACAGAGATTCCTGCCTAGTAGTTGTGGTTGGAGCTGAGAAATATAATGTGCATTAGAAGACCAGGAGACACGTTTTAATTGTATATGTCCTGTGAAATGAACAGAAAAACCTGCTGAACAATAAAGAGGAGCCAAGATCTGCAGGATAGTAATAGAGAAGTCATGTAGAATAGGTCAGGAATAAGGACAAGAGTTTTTGTCTGACTTCTTAATCCAGTTTTAGGTCAGAAATTGAATTACCAAGAGTTGTCTTTGGAGACATTTCCCTGATGAGTGTTACTCTGCTCTTGGTCCTGTTATGGGGAACTGACAAGAACATAGGAAGAAAGATTTAAGTCAGAGTCACACAGTAAACAAGTTCAAAATATGCTGAAAAAAAGCGTCATGTTAGGGAATAATCTTCTTGCAAACTAAAGTAACTGTAAAATAATTCTGGCTTCTATCCCAGTACAAATAACTGGTATCTCAGGCTGTTTGACCTCATGGAAGCTGTGGACACAAGCTGTAAACATAGCAATAACATGACCTGAATATGGAATGGGGAATACATGTTATTATACCCCTGCGGGtaatattcattatttttagcCAGTTTTGGATCACCAACTGACAAAGGTAACATCTGGTACTTTAACTTCTATAATATGTTAGCCAGCTAGTCGTTAACTTATTCTGCCTGCTGTAAGTTGCACGGTTAGTAGTGTACTTTGGTTTTTTGGAGCTAAGCCAATGAAATAAGCAAAAACATGGGCTGAGTGATGTTCTAGTTGCTGTTAGAAGTGTTCTGTTCAGACGTCAAAGTAGACTAAGGTCCTTCAGTAGAGCTAGAATGGATGTAAGATTGACTATAGTACGTTTTGTATATTGGCCGAGAGCTGTGTACACTCACAAATGTAATTGTCACGCTATGCAACTACATAGAATTGTCACACTAGTGCCCTGATTTTCATGTCTACCCGTGAGTTAAATATATTCAACTTCAGCAACAAATTTGACAGCCAATCAGCATTGACAGAAGATGATAACGTCAGGAATGGAGGAGAATGTAATCATTGCAGCCTCGTGCTTCTGTAGCagtaaaatcagatttttttttaacagagataGCGCTTAACAGTGACCATCCACTTTTACGGTAGCTCTGGTTCCGTAAGTAAATTTCCCCAATCAAATCCTCCCTTGATTTTTCACAAATCTTTATATCAAGAGACTGGGGCCTGTAACCAAAacaaccagctaccccaataCTCCTGACTACAATACATTTCTTTCGGCACCAAAACGGCATTAAAAAAACCGAAGAAGAGGCAAAGGTACAAGATGTGTACACCAAGTTATCTAGCATAACGGCAGTTACCACAACCGTAGCTTGCTATTGTAAATGGGGTCTCCTGGGATTCATTTAAGGGGCAGCATGTGGGTCATTTGGAACTAAATTTTCAGGTTTCCAATGCAAAATATGTGAACATAGGAGCAGATAATTAATGCTCGTAAGTGGTCAGCTAAAGAAGTTTCTGGTGTCACTTGGAGTAGATTCTCCTTTTGCCAAAACTTTCATGTAATTTGCTTCAAAATCATTTCTGATCAAccttatacatttttttagggGTTTTGGGTAACATTGTGTCTATTGATACTGATTGGAAATTCTTTTCCATCTCCATCATGGTCAAAGTTTGAAAACATCTGAACCATACTTGGGACCTGCAATAAaccatcaaagaaaaaaattctgaatttaaa
Encoded proteins:
- the LOC109996896 gene encoding target of Nesh-SH3 isoform X4; translated protein: MMGMQQRSHSFLVLLLIVFIFGIALSGPSMPRRSRVRRQNMKVRINATGDTIVMKFLRPNSDTKLEGYILGYGSSMFSKQFIQLPENGQLYETEFDAEPKYLIAVQPIPTNDVKKQCTGKVELEKPLHLVIGSVTPTSVLLSWGTLLKTPYEGNVMKDCVEDGHYTVRYRERNRKWNYQTCPTSDTVIDHLKPNAVYEFGVQPNSKDGTGVWSKPVIHNISSGGIEEKAIRKIFKRPVPPVKPLTTDQLPFPFAPRHVPHNRTKSRVTLIREMSPKTTLAPTTTTRQESLSTPGPKLPVVTTLPIGGDQSRSLFPPSLEIPLAPLPAPQENVENPETQANPQPQPQPEHQQSKPQTPNTQIKNWAKAQPQPHPSQTSQSIPQTQPKMQPEQTSQSRPQTKPHSQPTFQNTSDTQPLPQIKPASNPIAEMHPQPASQPTLQTQPQPKFHTTTKPIPQTKRNTQRTSQPILQTQPQPKLHPGSSPIPQTRPNPQPTSQPILQTQPQPKFHTTTKPIPQTKPKLQPTSQPILQTQPQPKFHPTTKPIPQTKRNTQRTSQPILQTQPQPKLHPISKPIPQTKPKLQPTSQPIMQTQSQPESMPINPTKPKPQPTCKSIPQSKPQATSQPILRHIPQSQPPPASKSVLQIKPKPHTTSQTIPHTVSQPHPQQTSHHKPQIQPKTHQTPHPNLHTLPTSAAHTKPYFQSKPKTTMQLPTEHKLQPKLQLKHQVHFQTQPPAKTMTPDRVQTITHPTIMTHLLTNQPTLQHIPQTQPALLKINVKPQHQAKSYSTVQPQIDTQPTINPQPQLKRRPETEGTTKQQSKKHPKPKTNLQTWDKTKPKTQPKPKSQSKPQPSPQLNKRKLQPHPQPKNQTRVKQTHTNNKQLPESQYPIKTQTQPAPHSKHLLKPLPLPKAQSKSQLDPLPKPQPTSRSQQQSQPGLQFETQSRSYSDTSNVTPRQAVATAPSPPEEGKPLPRPALATEKAGSNNQGTGFVKSSIAEVPQSPISSSVAPAGRNSTQSRSGVPPNSNHKSVRPFSPSKKFPSSQSSSSPGAVGGAHHRGNALAKPAVWPREKPVQRPSIPVNKTPNLVGKPSDHDKPMDLKQGEKESILKPFPLVTAKPKQERRQQTTTSAPAVNSSRFDINENSSIFRPMPASEVDIMGKKRFVAPHVIYKTDKKPDEPCSITSSLAYFPDEEGADQNVTGPPRVPPSNLTVVTVEGCPSFVILDWQKSDNETREYDVISTTKGPNGEEVSILTTNQTHTAVENLKPESSYEFTVTPRNELGTGPSSDPVSFNTESADPRVSENVSGKDAIWTQFPFKTDSYSECNGKQYVKRTWYRKFVGIQLCNSLRYKIYLSDSLNGKFYNIGDQTGHGEDHCQFVDSFLDGRTGTQMFADQLPSRPGFYRALRQEPVHFGEIGGKSHVTYVGWYECGTPIPGKW